From the Juglans microcarpa x Juglans regia isolate MS1-56 chromosome 7D, Jm3101_v1.0, whole genome shotgun sequence genome, the window CCTACTTGCAAAGGCTATTTCAAAGCTAGAAGACGAGTTCAAGAAGCTATTATTGTCTTACAGGTTTGTATTTTCATGTTCATTGATGCTTTTGCATTGCGTAGCTGGTTCTTATGCGTGGGTACTGTTAATTCTTTTGCTCCTATAATCACCAAATACCCACATGTCACTATTAGATAATTTGACAGTGCCAGTTCTGCGCCCTTACAGTGACATTTATGTTCATGgaattaataattcttatgtatAAAAGGAATCTAAGCCCTGTGGCACAGTCAATTGCTCCAGCTTCATCTCACAGCTAACATAAATCATCTCTAGggcaagattaaaaaaaaaaaaaaaaaaaaaaaaaaaaaaaaagaagaagaagaagaagaagaagaagtttaaTAAGCAACAATTGAGTTGGAGTCCATAGtggctggttttttttttttgatcggtaatcaagaaattttattcatactaCTAGGCAAATTAGTCCGTTACAAACAATGGTCCCCGCCCaagaaaacaatgttttaaagaaaaaaactttcggctcctccattgttctctcGTGGTTTTCGAAGCTTCAACACATACATATTGAGACCATTTTCCAaattgctgcaacttgtgaatTTCCTTGGAGACCTCTCCAGCAtgctagaaaatccaccaatctacggggcatgacccatgataatccaagtcctataaaaaaatcagCCCACATGGTCCTGGCCACCTCGCAATGTAGAAACAGATGGTCAACTGATTCACCATCTCCATACTGGCTAGTTACCAAGATGATTTGCCTTTATGAGAATCATATCCACTCTTTATATGcattatgcattttttattgCTGCCGATGACATCGGCGTAAGAAACATGGTCATGTCATGAATCACTCTTTATAAGCTCCAGGTATGTTGTttaattctgatttttttgggGTGGGATTTGGAAATTTCAGTAAACCTGTGGAGCCTGATCGTCTTTTCGATGGCCTTCCAAACTCATTGAGACCATCTTCAGAATCTCCTGGGCACCAGGGTGACTCTAATGGCAAGAATCCTTCCAATAACCACTCTGAGCACCAGAAAAGTAACTTAGAAAATGCTGTTTACACTCCTCCAACTCTTATACCACCACGGATCCTACCACTGCTCCATGATTTGGCTCAGCAAATGGTTCAAGCTGGTCACCAACAGCAGTTACTCTTAATTTACAGGTAAGAAGCTCAAACTCTGGTAGGTAAGATACATTACTTGTCTTTCTTTGTGTAGTCATCTCGTCAAACTGTCTTCATGAGAAGAGATTTACTATTTTGAATCTTGTTTGTGCAAATCTCATTGCAGTTTAGTGTGCTCATGCAAATTTTGTTgcagttttgttttgatgtagAATATTCTTTCATGGAAAAGGTTCCACATACATAACTACTATGCAGACATATTTATATGTACATGTATATAaacaacatacatatatacacatctGTGTGCTTGTGTATAACTTTTTTGAAGTTTACATATTAAGATGTTTAACAATATACCactattttatttggtttaggGATACCCGCTCTTCTGTTTTGGAAGAAAGCCTTCAAAAATTGGGAGTTGAAAAGCTTAGCAAAGAAGATGTTCAGAAGATGCAATGGGAGGTCTTAGAGGCCAAAATTGGGAATTGGATTCACTTCATGCGTATTGCTGTAGGTATCTGTCTGGAATCTGAGCACATTCTGCACATCTCTTGTTCTGAATATATGGTAATGTTGAACAGGTCAAACTGCTTTTTGCTGGAGAGCGTATAGTTTGTGATCAAATATTCGAAGGCTTCGATTCTCTCACGGATCAGTGTTTTTCTGAGGTTACTTCAAGTAGTGTTTCAGTGCTACTTAGCTTTGGGGATGCGATTGCCAAAAGCAAGAGATCCCCTGAGAAGTTATTTGTACTCTTGGACATGTATGAGATAATGCGGGAACTTCATTCAGAGGTATAGCTAATTTCACATCTACAAAGGCATGCACTAAgtattcattttaatttgatttgtgGGCTGAATCTTTGAGGGATCTTTCTGGGTCATTTTTCTCCCTTGAAAAAGTAGTCACCATGGATAACTAGGTTACCAAGTATACATGGTCCAATCGAAACTGTCTGCTACTTTTGTCGGGGAACTCATCTGGATAGTTTCCAATATAAATTAATGATTATTTAGGCAGTGTCAGGTTTAAgtataaagattttttaaacCACCCGCACCCCTTTCCTTCCAACTTGTTGATGTTCCATATGTCGAACATATACAAATGGATTTGCTTGTAAGaacattagcattggattatgcaaatgcaaatgtaaaatttgcataatatgacatgattttgcatttggctattccactcaaaactaattctcacattggattatccatctattaaccaaaataataaaaaaatattattaatttaatatttttattattttcttacctaatttatttttatcatattttgcaATTCTTCAATtcatatcttaattaataatcaaattataattaaattatttcatctaattgcACCAATTCAAGCAAAACATACGACCTCTATTTTAAGAATCCGAAACAGAGCACCCTAACCGTTCTCTCCCACACCGTGAAGCTCCACCCTGCACGGGCCGTGCACCACTAGTAAAACCACCGTATGTCAACTCTATAGTAAGGACTTCATAGCTACTTGACTTTAAAGGAAACTGGTGAGCTAACCTTTCATCACTAGGAACACTAATCACCTCTTTTTTATCTCATCACTTCAACTTATGCAGAAATCAAAATCCAAGAACCAACCTTTAGACAGTGACACCCATTGTTGATGTTGCATTGTGCGAAGACTTGCTGCATTCCTAGGATTCTAACCATAATTTGCACCAAATGATACCCAAAAACTACCAACTACATCTTAATGTTCACACGTGAAATTTTCAAAACACCCAACATCAACACATCTAGCCCAACTCTTAGCATGaatgaatatttgttttaaagAGAAAATCCATCAATTCGTTACCCTTATGTAACCAATAACCTATAACAAGCTAACTCAAAGTGATTGATGAAGTAAATTAAAATGGGCTGGTAACTTTCAATTAGTAAAACCCATAAGTTATTTTTTCAACCAAAACcatatactaaaaaagaaaatgcagatTTACATCAAGtttcaatataaaaatgatcaaacaaCGAGTTTCAACCTAACATAACAGATCCAACAGCAATTTTCATGTCAGAAATGAAATTCCTTCAAAACCCAGAATTCATATTTGCCTAAAAACCACAAATAGGCTGAAGAACTAATGAGATTACGATagcagaataaaaaaaaaaagatcatgaaTACTGAAAGCATATAGAAGGTTAAACAAAAGTAGTGATTGCATGCACTAACTCTTGATAAGAAGAGAGTATGAAAACAGAGGCGAAGAGAACTCTCCCAAGAAACGAAGCGAAAGCCAtcggagaaagagagagaggaaatctAGGTAAAGGCCTGAAGTCTTCTCTGTCTCTCATGTGGCCACCGCATCCTGTCCGAAGAGGGACTCAAAGAAAAAACTATAAACATTGGAagaatttttatcatattctctGTTCAAGATGTGCGTCGATTTCTTCTTTGAGAGATGGATGTGCAGAAATTGGAGAGAAGTGGGAAAGAAATGGGGGACTATGTGCAGAAATTGGAGAGAAatggagagaagagggagagaaagagggaggcTTGGGAATACGAGGGAAAGGGGAGAGAGGGGAGTTGGAGTCTGGAccgtatttttttaataaaatattcatttgatcTATCTACAGTGCTAATCCAAATATGACCGGTGGGAGGAgattactgtagctcaaagtcataatattatgcatttggctaatccaatgcagacattttaaagataaattatgcaaatATTTGCAAACACTGGCATTTGGATAatccaatgccagtgctctaaTGAAGTGCCTATATGTTTTCTTTGAGCTGCTGCTTTTTGTTGGTACTAGTGATTGTATAAAACTATTGCACGTTTCTAAATTGAAGAAAGAAATTGAATGGATTTTGAGGGGCAGGAGAAGAATAGAAATTTGAATCTGTTTCTGTTTTAATTTTCCTGTTTTCtagagtgtagtaggtatttcctttgtatacttcatgtgtacttgggctatgcctattcatgataataaaattcttattaattaaaaaaaataatagaaattctGTGGGTAGCTGCGTTCTCAGCTTGATTTATTCTTTGATGCTTTATATAAATCCTTAGAGATCtcaattttaatgttctttgattttgaaatcCCATACACAagtttctcttttgttttcctcCAATTTAGAGGAggcttggtttttattttttactattttttgtgCATGCGATGATATTTAATGGAgatatttcaataattttgattctcatttttttcttacatCTGTAATGTCTCACTTCTTTTAAAGATTTCGAGGTTTTTGTAGGTTCTTGTGCTTATTAGCAATTATCCTTTCAGCTGGAGTAATATTTCAATGATGCTACAATATCAATTTAAGAACTGAATTTATTTGCAGattgaattgaaattcaaaGGTAAAGCTTGCACTGAAATAAGAGAAGCAGCCTTTGGTTTGACAAAACGGCTTGCACAGACAGCTCAGGAGACTTTTGGGGATTTTGAAGAAGCTGTTGAAAAAGATGCAACTAAAACTGCTGTATTGGATGGAACTGTCCATCCTTTGACAAGTTATGTCATTAACTACGTGAAGTTTTTGTTCGAGTAAGTTCAGCTAACCTTGGATCAGGATAAAATATAGTTTCATACATGATAGTATATTCTAGTTGCTGATGATTGAGCTATTAAAGCCAGAGATTTAAAATCTTCAATGGttactttgtttcttttcttttattatttcattatatgttttccctttttcttaTAGTTTCAGCTTCACGATTCTGTTATATGCTATTTTAACTAAACTTGTTAGGGCTCTGAGTTTCCATGGCCTCACTAAATCTTTGGTTTTCATGACATGTTTAAAACATGAAGCTCCGTTtctgatttataaaaaaaatgtttaaaacaCGAAGCTCTGTTTCTCTTCTCTTGTATTTATCTGTTTACGTTACTGAATTAGCAATTGAGGAACTAATCAATGAactgtaaaatatttctcattaaaTTGGCACATATTTTATGATGTTCATCTTAATTCTAGTATGTCAAGATATATAAATGTGTGTTACTTTCTgagattcatttattttttcaatagtcTTTACTCGCGGTCTTTTACTTGCAGTAAACTTTTGCTGATTTAATACTGAAGTTTTCTAATGATTAACTTGAAGATGTTGACCAAACTTTTACAGCTACCAGTCAACGTTGAAGCAACTTTTCCAAGAATTTGATAACAAAGATGGAACAGGTTCACAATTGGCCTCTGTGACAATGAGAATAATGCAGGCCCTCCAAACCAATTTGGATGGAAAATCCAAGCAGTATAGAGATCTTGCTTTGACCCATTTATTTCTCATGAATAATATTCACTATATGGTCAGATCTGTACGCAGGTATGTCatgtatatgtattttttcGAGTTTTTACAAGCTTTTCTTGCCTGTGAATACGATGCTTGTTTACATTTGTTTTCAGATCAGAGGCCAAGGATTTGTTAGGGGATGATTGGGTGCAAAGACACAGGAGGATAGTGCAGCAGCATGCAAATCAATACAAAAGGAATGGTTGGGCAAAGGTAGTGTTCTACTGACCCTATTGAACCAAACCACAAGATCTGAATCATTTATTGATCTGGAGCTTTGGCTGATATTTGCTCGGATCTGTTTTGGGTAACATCATCCTATCATTTTATCTACTAAAACGTATCAAATTGTTTAaaaacctatcaaaaaaattttatgtactaAAACACAGTTCTGTCACTCTGTTAACGATTCAGCTGTAGAgcctctttttcctcttttttgaATAGACACAAGCATATCTGTACACATACACTCAAGCTAATGCCACTAAATAATGTATTGATTCTTATTGATGCCATCttgcataatatatatgtgtgtgtgtgtgtgtatatatatatatatatttatgagcaTAGGACCACAGCTTTTATCGTTGTTGCCTTGGTCTCTGGACATGGAAAGCTTGAATGTTTGTAGGTAGCTCACATATCTTACAGACTCAAAGGAAATGCCTTCTTTACCAAAGTTTTCCGTCAATAGATAATTACTGATTCTATTATCATATAACCAGGGTTTACAATGTGAATACTACAGTGCACATGCAGGGATTGATGACTAAAATTCTTTTTGACAAGTAATGATgactaaaattctaaaaaaagaaaaggtgataTTGGGATTAATGTATGCGTCATAATAACTTCATGCCAATGTGCCTTCTTgaccaaagttttttttttgataagtaataatctttattgatgtgaatgaaattaggCAATGTcgtatacaaagtgagacacctaattacattctagtaggctagaaagaagataaaaacttatgaacattccctcccttcaatacaatagcagaaaaccactggaaaagagagaatataaaAAAGTTCCAGATTTTCCCTGCTGCACGCTCCTTGTTATTAAAGCACCTGTCATTCCTTTCcgaccataaacaccacattaagcacaaaggaatcatccggCACATGGCTGCTAGTTGGACACTACTATGAGATCTATTCCAGCATGCTAATAGATCCACCATGCTCTTTGGCATAGCCCAACTCAGCCCAGCTCTACTAAGAATACCAGCTCATAGCTccccagccacctcacaatgtaagagcAAGTGATCTACCGATTTCccactctttttacacatgtagcaccactccgTGATCATCATACCTCGCTTTCTTAAATTATCAACggtcaaaatcttcccatgagcagctgtccaagtaaaaaaagcaactttagatGGAACTAATACcttccatatactcttccatggaaagAAAGTGGGTTGTAGGACTGTCAAGACCTTGTAGAAGGATTTAACAGTAAACTTTTCTTTCCTCGTGTGAGTCCACAACATACAGTCACCCCCATTGGCACCTAGCTTTGCTGAATACAAGTAACTGTAAAAATCTGCCAGCTCTTCTAGTTCCCAGTCCTGAGCATTTCTTGTAAAAGTGACATTACAAGTGACCATCCCATTGGCATGACATAGAACTTCTGAAACTAGAGcttgctgatttccagccaaGTTAAAAACAACTGGGAAAGCCATTCAAAGAGGACTCTCCCCACTCCATACATCGAACCAAAAGCAGGTACATGTTCCATCACCCATCTCAAACTTGAGATGTTTTTCAAAGGTGTTCCATCCCTTCCTTATGAATTTCCACAGGCTTACTCCATAAGACCCCCTACCCTCTTTAGAGCTCCATCCCCCCCACACACAACCATACTTAtgatcaataacctctctccacaaCGAGTTCACTTCCAtttggtacctccacaaccacttccctAATAGTGCCTTGTTAAATACACACAAATTTCGCACCCCTAGCCCCCATTCGCAAATGGACAGCTCACCCTTTGCCAACTCACAAGGTAAAGTTTGGATTCCtcccccatgccaccccacaagaaagctctaaacaacttttctaTCCGATTTGCCACACCCACCGGTAatggaaatagagaaagattGTAAGTGAGAAGGTTGGAAAGAGTGCTTTTGATAAGAGTTAATCTCCCCCCTTTCGATAGATATAGCCGCTTCCAGCCCGATAGTCGTTGCTCAACCTTCTCTACCACTCCATCCTAAATACTCTTTGCTTTGAAAGATGCCCCCAAGGAgagtccaagatatttcatagggaGAGAGGCAATTTTACAACCTAGTAACTCCACTAAAGAGGCTATATTAAAGAGGCAATTTGATCAAAGTTTTACAAATCAAATGATGCTATTTTCTGATGCAGCAATATAATTCAGATATGCTTGGATGGCGTAAGTGTTTGAATCCActgacttattttattttatttctccaacaaaataaatagtgtctgcgcttttctttttttttctaatgttGGGGAACCTCTCCGAGGCAGGGCCTTTCGGACCCACCCTTGCAGAGTACCATGCACcacaccctcggaagtttccctacacggaactggtATAGTGTATACACATATTACTTGTAAAAAGCATACGTTTACTGTTTTGAAGGAACATTACTGTGAGAGGAGTATCCGTGTTGCTTCTTACCTGGATGGACCTTTCACCTGACGTACCCATGTCAACATTACTTGACATGAGTAAGTGTATGGCTATCAGACAATCAGAAGTGgaaattgtttaaaaataagCAAACCTGGCATTTAGCATTCCCCAGCCACATGCTGGTAAACTGAAAATCTGTAAAGAATGATTGTTAAAAGTGATGGGAAATAAGAATTGCATATGCTGACGTGCAGATATACTATGCTATAGAAAAAGAGTGCTGGGTATGCActttgattttctataattatatgcacaaaatatatttaaaattccTCCTTTTGTTGTACTGATAAAATAATTCTTGTTTTGCTGCATTTTTATCACAGTTAATTTCAGTTCTTTTCTCTGGAGTTTGTTTTGTCATGCTGTACCATGGCCGAAAATCAGAACACCCTTGTGAAAATAACTTGTCTTAACTTTATTTATTGCCTCTCTAGTGCTTATGTCATTTAAGATATTTATCTGGAAAGGAACTGGGTTTTTCCTTGCTAAATGCCAGGTCCTTTTCCTTTGCAGATTCTTCAGTGCCTCTCCATCCAAGGCCTAGCCTCGTCTGGGGGTGGGAGTTCGGTGGGTGTTGATGGAGGAAATAGTAGTGGAGCTTCAAGAGCGTTGGTCAAAGAGAGGTTGATGAGAAGTTACATCTTATGGACATTCCATTGTGGTATTTTTGTCCTCAACGTTTTGACCTAATGGGAGAACTGTGTTCTGTTATCAGGTTCAAGACATTCAATATGCAATTTGAGGAACTTCATCAAAAGCAATCTCAGTGGGCAGTTCCTGACACTGAGTTACGAGAGTCTCTCAGGCTTGCCGTTGCAGAAGTCCTGTTGCCAGCCTACAGATCTTTTGTAAAACGTTTTGGgtatcttttctcatttttaaagCAACTTACAAACATGTGTCCATGCATGCAAGCATATGTGGTTGTGTGCGCATGTACTAAAGAAGACATATTTCATGATGTGTTATATTGCGAAATCAACAAGATATATTCTGAAGACTCTGTTCATCAGTAATTGATAACGATACACCTGAATATTGTGATTCTgtaaatgattaaaataatcaaatttaacATGCTAGAAAAGCTCTTTGTAAGAGCTACAAATGACTCGGCACTGTTgctaaaaatatgtaaaatgaatATGATGCATTTTGTTTCCATTAAATGTCTAGTGTAGGGGTTAATACTGTGTTATACTTGTTTGTTTACATGTGGTTTTTCATGTGTTACAGGCCTCTTGTTGAGAATGGAAAGAATCCTCAAAAGTACATCAAGTACTCGGCAGAGGATCTTGAACGAATGCTGGGTGAATTTTTTGAGGGAAAGAACTTGAACGAACCCAGGCGGTAGATTTGAACCATTTCTCGTCGTGTTTCTGATAAGGCTGACCATTGACCTTTGGTATGGTGGTACATATGTCACTCTCCTTTACCGGAGAGTCGTGGTTCAGTTATGGTGGTCACATGTATGTGCCTCTGAGTGctggtgaaaaaaaataaagaaagaaagaaatcagaTTATAATGTTTGCATTTGCTTTGTAAAATTCTGAATAATGGGGTGTCTCAGTGTCTGTCTCCATTCTCTCCTCTAAGAGCAACTTGTGTAGTTTGGTGTGGCATTGTTCGAGGGCGTGTGCATGCAAACAGATATTCCGGTTTCAAAGTATACATATTTCCTTCCAACTTCTGTTTTTCAAATGTTACGACCATTGTTGTGGAATTTCATTTCTTAAGCAACAAATGAATGTGGATTCTTGTGCTGAAGCAAGATTAGCAATGGTTATTCGAAGATTACAAccttaaattataagaaaaattctgcTCATCATCCACacacttaaaataaattttttatttctttatttttttattttttccagatTACTAGATTGTAACTAGGTGTCTCACTATGTATAATTTTTGTGTACTTGAACATTATCTAGTTTCAATCTATTCAATAAAGTTTCTTACTTGTtccaaaaaaaatgtacttCCAATTGTACTGTGAGGGATTTGTTTTGTTGTCTTATTTTGTTATTGATACAcgcacaatttttttattatattttttacaatcatgtttaaaattaagatatttatgtaaaatgatgttatttttatgagttatttcacaaaaatactcatttaaaacataatttataaaaatattttatttttgtgttattGTTTGTTGAAATACTTAACAAACACAAAACATTAATGAATCGATTCATGGGACCTCCGTCATGAGAtgtacaaataatattaaactagcaaaatcatcaacaattttgacattttcattttttaggaATAACTTCGGTTTTCTGACGTTTCCAACCCAACTACCTAATGGTCGTTAATCGCGTAAAGTAGTCTATAACGGCGAATAGTTTTGTCGTAAGATCGGTACTATTAGAGGCTTCGAGAGGACGCAAGGTAGTGAAATGGGTTTGTGCCGACTCGCCGCCATCTTTCATTCTCCACCTCTTCCTCCTCTGCTGAAGCTCTCTTCCAAGTTTCCTGCTCTATTCTTCCCAAGTTCGTCTCCTATATCCGCTAAATTCTCATCTTTATCGTCATCCATGGAATCTCCTCCCGATGGTTATAGGAGAAACGTTGGCGTCTGTCTCATCAATCCTGATAAAAAGGTATACATGTATGATGTATATATGGATATTTGTGTGTGCGCTTTTGTATGTGTATTTAtatgtttgtatgtatgtaaaattatttttcttttttttggcaGATATTTTCTGCTTCCAGGCTTGATATACCCAGTGCTTGGCAAATGCCGCAGGTAAACTTTTGAACAGGGGTAAACAAATTTGATTGCTTTTGATCAAGCGCTGTGTTTGGCTGCTGCAAAGTAACATAATATAAGAAATTGACCCGCATGCTTTTGTATTTGAACTGCTACAGCCACAAAGGATTACTTTTGAGTAATCCCACAAACTGATGGAGTTTCATGTGAtccaataaatctattttataataaaaataactttacaatacGATGAATCACAGCCACATCAGactgtaagattatttttatgtaatcccTTTGTGGtaaagtatttctcttctttttaagTAATTGCTTGTTCCAAATGTTTTCATTGAAACGAAAGCCTCTATTTGAAACCTTCATTGTGGCTTCAAATCACAAATCGTCACCCTGAATGAGAGGAATTGACGATATGAGTGAGACAATAATGATCTGCAAGGAGAGTTTCTAAGGACAATGCAAGCGTTATCTTTTGAGGGTGGGTATCCTATTAGGCTTACAGTTGAAATAGCATGAATGTGTCTCAGTTGGTTTCAAAGTCCAATTTTAGGTGCCAACGACAGTGTTTGGAACTGGAAGCTGAGGCTATGATGGTTGTTGTTTGTAGAAAGTTAATGTTTGGTCGTTGAATGTAACTccttaaggggaaaaaaagaaaaagaggaaaagtttGATCTTAAGATGTCAGTgcaatattttcaatttgaatgcAAATTAAATGTATAGTGTGGATTCCTATATTACTGTATATGGAGTACAAATGGAGCTTGTGAATGACAATTGAGGGCAGTCATATTGTACCTTTATGTGTGTCCATGGTAATTTCTTTGTCCTTCACACACCGGTACCGGCTGTTGTACCATATTTGACTTACCAAAGTAAAAAATCTGGGAATTGAAAATGAAGGGTGTTCTGATAACAGAAAATGCAAAGTTGTAATAGGGATATGAAATTTAGAATGAGTTTGCCTAGACATTCAATGTACATGTCCAAGAATATTCAGGGGTCCCCAGTCTTGGCATGTTGCTTGATCCTGTGGTCTTATTTGAAGACATCATCGACTATTGTATAGCACTTGATTGAGGTCTCATTCAATACCAAAATGCAATTTAAGAAGACATCTTCATCAAGTCTAACATAAAATCATCATGGCAGTctgtttaaaaaagttaaaaagcatCTGCAATGACTTATTTGTATGCTAATTGAGATCTTTGTGAAAGTTGATGTGTTCATCTTTGGTAAATGCTTGATTTGAAGgacttatacaaaaaaaaaaaaaaaaaaaaaaaatgcttgattTGAAGGTATAATCCGGTTTGCTAAATTTAGTGTAGTGAAATTATGTGGAGGCCATTcctattgtgttattttattttaattggcATTTTACTTCAATAGGGTGGTATCGATGAGGGCGAAGATCCTAGAAATGCAGTCATAAGGGAATTAAGAGAGGAAACAGGAGTTAATTCGGCAGAAATTATTGCAGAGGTATGAATTTTGGACCT encodes:
- the LOC121238646 gene encoding exocyst complex component EXO70A1-like; this translates as MGVAVGMDSLTERAAMMRESLQKSQTITDKVVSILGSFDHRLSALESAMRPTQIRTHSIRKAHENIDKTLKVAEVLLAQFDLSRQAETKILRGPHEDLESYLEAIGQLRGNIKFFSSKKGFKSNDGVLNNANNLLAKAISKLEDEFKKLLLSYSKPVEPDRLFDGLPNSLRPSSESPGHQGDSNGKNPSNNHSEHQKSNLENAVYTPPTLIPPRILPLLHDLAQQMVQAGHQQQLLLIYRDTRSSVLEESLQKLGVEKLSKEDVQKMQWEVLEAKIGNWIHFMRIAVKLLFAGERIVCDQIFEGFDSLTDQCFSEVTSSSVSVLLSFGDAIAKSKRSPEKLFVLLDMYEIMRELHSEIELKFKGKACTEIREAAFGLTKRLAQTAQETFGDFEEAVEKDATKTAVLDGTVHPLTSYVINYVKFLFDYQSTLKQLFQEFDNKDGTGSQLASVTMRIMQALQTNLDGKSKQYRDLALTHLFLMNNIHYMVRSVRRSEAKDLLGDDWVQRHRRIVQQHANQYKRNGWAKILQCLSIQGLASSGGGSSVGVDGGNSSGASRALVKERFKTFNMQFEELHQKQSQWAVPDTELRESLRLAVAEVLLPAYRSFVKRFGPLVENGKNPQKYIKYSAEDLERMLGEFFEGKNLNEPRR
- the LOC121238681 gene encoding nudix hydrolase 26, chloroplastic-like, with product MGLCRLAAIFHSPPLPPLLKLSSKFPALFFPSSSPISAKFSSLSSSMESPPDGYRRNVGVCLINPDKKIFSASRLDIPSAWQMPQGGIDEGEDPRNAVIRELREETGVNSAEIIAEVPYWLTYDFPPEVREKLKQQWGSDWKGQAQKWFLLKFNGRVEEINLLGDGTEKAEFGEWSWMSPEQIVELAVDFKKPVYKEVMTAFAPYLQ